One uncultured Fibrobacter sp. DNA window includes the following coding sequences:
- the rpmG gene encoding 50S ribosomal protein L33 — protein sequence MPRELIVLECTECNQRNYDCDKNKRLHPSRVEYKKYCRFCRKHTVHKESK from the coding sequence ATGCCTAGAGAACTCATCGTGCTCGAATGCACAGAATGCAATCAGCGCAACTATGATTGCGACAAGAACAAGCGTCTTCACCCTTCCCGCGTGGAATACAAGAAGTACTGCCGTTTCTGCCGCAAGCATACTGTTCACAAGGAATCCAAGTAA
- the tuf gene encoding elongation factor Tu, which produces MAKEHFDRSKPHCNIGTIGHVDHGKTTLTAAICTTLAAKGLASAKRFDEIDNAPEEKARGITINTSHVEYTTANRHYAHVDCPGHADYVKNMVTGAAQMDGAILVVAATDGPMPQTREHILLAHQVGVPKIVVFMNKCDMVDDPELLDLVEMEVRELLSKYDFDGDNTPVIRGSALKALEGDAAYQDKVMELMDACDTYIPLPQRETDKPFLMPIEDVFTITGRGTVATGRIERGTVHLNDKVERVGLGETTEYVITGVEMFRKLLDDAQAGDNVGLLLRGAEKKDIVRGMVLAAPKSVTPHTEFKAEIYVLTKDEGGRHTPFMNGYRPQFYFRTTDVTGTIQLPEGVEMVTPGDTVTIHVNLIAPIAMEKQLRFAIREGGRTVGAGSVTEIIK; this is translated from the coding sequence ATGGCAAAAGAACATTTTGACAGAAGCAAGCCGCACTGCAACATCGGCACCATCGGCCACGTTGACCACGGCAAGACCACCCTCACCGCTGCAATCTGCACGACCCTCGCCGCCAAGGGTCTCGCCAGCGCCAAGCGTTTCGACGAAATCGACAACGCTCCGGAAGAAAAGGCCCGTGGTATCACGATCAACACCTCGCACGTGGAATACACCACTGCCAACCGTCACTACGCCCACGTCGACTGCCCGGGGCACGCCGACTACGTGAAGAACATGGTGACCGGTGCTGCCCAGATGGACGGCGCTATCCTCGTCGTCGCCGCCACTGACGGCCCGATGCCGCAGACCCGCGAACACATCCTCCTCGCCCACCAGGTGGGCGTGCCGAAGATCGTCGTGTTCATGAACAAGTGCGACATGGTCGACGACCCGGAACTCCTCGACCTCGTCGAGATGGAAGTCCGCGAACTCCTGTCCAAGTACGATTTTGACGGCGACAACACCCCGGTGATCCGCGGTTCCGCCCTCAAGGCCCTCGAAGGCGACGCCGCCTACCAGGACAAGGTCATGGAACTCATGGACGCCTGCGACACCTACATCCCGCTGCCGCAGCGCGAGACCGACAAGCCGTTCCTGATGCCGATCGAAGACGTCTTCACGATCACGGGTCGTGGCACCGTCGCTACCGGCCGTATCGAACGCGGTACCGTCCACCTGAACGACAAGGTCGAACGCGTCGGCCTCGGCGAGACCACCGAATACGTCATCACGGGCGTGGAAATGTTCCGCAAGCTCCTCGACGACGCCCAGGCCGGTGACAACGTCGGTCTCCTCCTCCGCGGCGCCGAAAAGAAGGACATCGTCCGTGGCATGGTTCTCGCCGCCCCGAAGTCCGTCACTCCGCACACCGAATTCAAGGCCGAGATCTACGTCCTCACGAAGGACGAAGGTGGCCGCCACACGCCGTTCATGAACGGCTACCGTCCGCAGTTCTACTTCCGCACCACCGACGTGACTGGCACGATCCAGCTCCCGGAAGGTGTCGAAATGGTGACCCCGGGTGACACCGTGACCATCCACGTGAACCTCATCGCCCCGATCGCCATGGAAAAGCAGCTCCGCTTCGCTATCCGCGAAGGTGGCCGCACTGTTGGCGCTGGTTCCGTAACTGAAATCATCAAGTAA
- the secE gene encoding preprotein translocase subunit SecE, with translation MRKIQQYVKESIQELKKVTWPTWEELKGSTLVVMLFSVIMGCYIAGLDVGLSWIVDKIMGRG, from the coding sequence ATGCGTAAGATCCAGCAATATGTCAAGGAATCCATTCAGGAACTGAAAAAGGTTACTTGGCCTACTTGGGAAGAACTCAAAGGTTCGACGCTCGTCGTGATGCTCTTCAGCGTCATCATGGGCTGCTATATTGCCGGACTTGATGTGGGTCTTTCCTGGATTGTCGACAAGATCATGGGAAGAGGTTAA